Genomic DNA from Helicoverpa armigera isolate CAAS_96S chromosome 10, ASM3070526v1, whole genome shotgun sequence:
gtagatatcagcccagatagctgttgtaaattctaatttcatatgacatattggcAGTCCTTTCGTATAGTACAGAAAaatgtctgtttaacttttataacactagaaagagatttcgttgttggaacacaaagcagaaagttaagttacAATTcggatagaaattgccgaagttctaagcacgttccaaaaaaacagaatttttatgatcgttttttgttttcacCAATTTGATGTAAAATTGCCCTTGCTGCAGCTTAAGTTGATCAGacagtgttgctaagacgtcaagggcgtagGTACACAGCGGAAGATGgctgaaactttaagtgcaccgcgtacaagttaaagatatgcataaaaatgtatgaccagactggcctttacacaagaagaccagaaagtggaatgtaaggtgttcgtcggcgcacgacgaccgatttaacGTACATGCAATAATGGGAAATCCGTTTCTCACTGCagtagagatacgccagcctttgcaaacagcaagagaagtcaacgtccgtaagcgcACAATAAGAAGGATGGAGGAGCGGGATgtgcgtgctcgaagaccagctcgaggcccggaacttctcccgcaccatcgcgtagccagacttaggtttgcaaaaTTACATGCAAATTGCACGCATGACCAAtgtagtaaaattttatggacagatgaatgcagagtcatctttaagagctccagacggccgtggaCGTGAATGGACAAAGCGCGGAGAacggtttcttcccaccactaccaagcaaacattcagttttcatggtgggtccatcatGGTTTGcggaggcataagttcagaagctcgtactgaattattggctgtcgaaagtcgtctgacagcAGTgaggtatattgaagagatccttcaaaatcatgttttaccctagggataggaagtgaagaatttcgtataatgccggacaatgctcgacctcacgcagctctttgcTTGACCGAATACTTGTttgaggtcggtattcaaaaaatGGACTGGTCAGCAAGAAACACGGCCATGAATCCTGTAAAACATGCCTGGAGCATGCTTAAAATACAGGTCCGTGCAaatcgtaacccaccacggactctcagtgaactgaaaaccgcgctggtagctgaaaaacatcatccagagcatgccagatcgtatgtcatgtaggcagtcatcagatcaatctgttttgttaaaaaagttgaatttaaaagttagtGGTGTTTATTGCGCTAAAGGACTCCGCTTTCTAATTaatgaaacttaattaaaatcttcacaattttaaaatcaacattctgatttttcatttaaataatggtcaataaggcccaaatgtgcttgggccagattccgtgccacTGAGTGTATTGCATTCCACTCTTTCATAGTAGCGAACCATTTCTTAGTGCTCCTCTAGCTACCCTTACCTACCCTGTCTAACTTCTTAGCTTATGCTGCGAGGTTTCCACCTTTCGCAACTGACtaagttctttttattataattacaacataattaaatattacccACACAGCCCACGGTAAACCGATATCAAGGATAAAATGCCGATGTAGttacaggttagctaataataatataggaagtacatatactattttttaagaaaaaaacatttaattaactttacaaCAGCGTTGGTATAAACAGTTGCATGTTccgtacataatatttttacataattattctaAAAAGGGATCACGTAAAATGTCGGAATGTGGCATCCATCAATGCAGTTGCTTGAACTCTTGAATAGCCTCACTAACAAACTAGGAAGGACTACTTTATGTATAACAAACTGGTCGGACAGACTATATTGTCTCGGCAGGATTGAATCACTAAGAAGTTAAGTTGTCCGGTTTACATTCGGTTCTGATGACATGACAGTATGCAATACTGTATAAGTAGGTTTCCAATTAGGTAAATACTTGTACACAGCATTTCATCAAAGATTTTTAATGTGGCTTTTCATTAGACATTCAGTATTTACAAGATCTGTTCATCTAGGTACGAGAACAAGAACTTCATACAAATATAGTGTAATTGTACTCTAAACATCTcaaaaaatatgcattaattaaGAATGCATTGTTCAGGCAGTTAATGATTATTAATAATGTTCACGAATGCAATGTGCACACACAAGCAGAATGTACAGCGGACGCTGAAGAGGAGAGAGGCGCGAGCCTGCTGACTCGTCCGCGCTCATGTCACACAGCACCGTGGACATGTTCCATATACGcgaactaattataattaaaataacacctAGTTCTACTTGATCACACCTGTCGAGGAACCGGGTTCTTTTCAAGGTCATGGCTGATGTCTGTGTCCCAGGAATGCTTTTAAGTAGACCTCTTAGTTATAACTTACTTGAAACTTTTAGTTATAAATTTGTTTTCAACTGATGAGTACGTATCTTATTCAAGTACAgtacaatatttgtttattattcttaATTAGAAGAATTATACTTTTTGTATTTGCTTATTCGTCACATAATTTGATAGGTGATTATAATTTCGTGATAATTATGTTGatgcagtgattttttttacaaaaataactaggtacacgtattaacaataaatgatgaattaattattactatTGAAGCAACATATAAATGAGGTGGAATTCAGTATACTTAATAACATGTTGAAGGCACTTTGCAATGTACATGAGTTAGCTACAACTTTGCTATCAAGCACTGTTGAGCTACAAACAGTTGAAGTTCTCTAACTGCAACATACACgatttatgtatttcataatcATTTCAGATTGTGGTTTCGTAGTGCTACAAGGAACGACATATTGGACAGATCTGTTCGTGCGGCACTTTCTGTTTCAAGAGGAGCAGTCGATAGACTGTGAcgatttgttgttttttgtaagaaaacGCCACGTGAAGGGCTCCTCGCGCTACCTGCCCAAGTACGAGGTAAGTGCTGAAATCGCGGAcacgcgcccgccgcccgctcGCACGGTGCGTGCCACCTGCCACTGATTCATATCATTGTACTACACCAGTGCACTCTGAGTTCACACTATCTTGTCTACAGTATAACTTTTATAGAATTTCAGATATATTTTTCTGCCTTTAACTGCGATAACATATCTGATAAATGCGATAATGTGATTTATTATATCagctttttacttttttgtgaacagacttgtaaagaacaaaattaaataggtaattgATCAATTGAGTTTAAGAAAGTGCATCGGTGTATGTATGTCTAAAATATAGCCAGTACGTACTCGTAGGCAGAAGATGTTTGTGTCAGACAACAATATGCTATGACCATATAAATAGTTATAGCGGAATAGTTTAATGCTGGTAATTAGTTGCTGAACTAACTTGTCAATTATGTGTTTTATGATACAATTAATCTCCCTTGTGCGTCCTTATCTTTTGTTCTTAATTTAagtccaaaaacaaaaatataataatggcaAAGCAATGATGATGCCTCCTCTAGATCTCGTTAATGATATCAGTAAACATGACATCATGTGACTGTGTGGAATGTTTTCTAAGTGTTGTTGGTGCCCGCTGCTAGTGTTACTGACTCTAGTTCCATCAATTCTAATTTAGCACCATTTATGTTGAATGTTACAAATTCTACATGGTAATATTTCGGAATACAAAAAGTATGCATTAACAAcagttatgtatgtactttattttaaacaatataaaaatattatttcttatagtAGGCTGCTGGTACAACAAGTACATGTACTTATACGCAACTCCCGGCACTGTCCGTGCTACTTGCGTACATTCGCTCGTCACCAACTATACATTAATcacagtatatttttttctaataaatacttAGTAAGTTTTAACTTTGATTCGAGGTTGTTCAATAACCACTTATAAACTatacaatttacaaaaacaaaaattctatcAACAGTTCACCGTACATAATTGATCgattaaattattgttctttgtcaaataaaatcaaatcttACAATTATATTCAACAATAAAAGCATAGGGTAGTCACTTTGTATAGAACAGTTTGCAATAGTTGTGAGGGAATAAATATTATGCTCACTTTGCGAATTATCACATTTGACACGTAGCGGTCACTGAATGTCCCTCGCGGTTGTCGCGAGCGCACTGTAAGCACAGCCTAGCAGCGCGGGGCAGCGGCGCCACCGCTCACCCGGCCCGCGCGCCTGTTCGCAGACCGACGTCGAGGTGTTCCGGAAGGATTCCAAGAAGCTGCCCATCGGAGACCCCGAGATAGACTGGGAGGAGACGGTCTACCTTAATCTGATCGTGCATCAGTTTGACTACACGCTAACGCTGGCCATCTGCACGCGGACCAGTCCCAAGGAGCTGCAGGTCCTCAAGCGGCACTCGCAAAAGGTGAGCGTCATACGCGTTCCGGCGGCGGCAGCGTCGCGCGCGCGCGTCACTAGCTGAGCCGACTGAAGAGCTTGGTGCGTGGCCACGGCAGCGGCCAGTCGTAGCGCCGCGGCACCGGCCCGCGCACGTTGCGCTCCAGGTACGTGAACAGCCAGTACCACCACTCGCGCTGGATCATGTAGTGGTTGTAGCCGTTGCCGCTGCGGTGCGGCGTCACCAGCAGCGAGTGGAACGTCCAGAACAGGCGCGTGGTCACGTAGTACGCGATCACCACGTCCACCGTGTAGTGGCCGTGCGCCAGCAGCACGAACGACACGCCCAGCAGCGCAGAGCCCCACATGGCCCAGTGCATCGGCCACAGCTTCTTCGGCGAGTACTCCGCCACTATGAGGTAACTCAACACCAGGACCATGGTGTGACCCGAGTATATGTAGTCGCCGCAGTACGTGTGTTTGCCGTTTATTGATAATCCGAACCCGGATATTAAGTAGAACATTCTCTTGATGACTAGTAGCGGCGTGGTGTTATTACTCTTGGGGCTACAGTAGTAGGTGGTGCTTGACACCGGAAGCACAGTCacaaacatggtgactgaccGGTACAGGTACAGTAGGCCGATTATGAAGAATAGCCGTCTCGCCACGATGAACCGATGCTTGTGGAAGACGACCACGAGCATGGCGACTGTGGTTGATATCATTATAAGGTACTCGGAGACGGCGAGCCCCCAGTCTCTGGCGCCGACGTTATCTAATATGATGTCGTTGAGCGGCGGCGTCGTATTTCTATCTGGCAGTCTTTCGTGCACTAGTGACAGCGACATCATATTTACACAGACGCACATAAACAGGAAGAAGAATGATATAATAGTTTTCCATATTTCCTTGGGATACCTCTCCTCCCTGACGGCGCCGGGCGGGATCTCGACGATGAAGTCGCCGGCGTGCGCGCGCTGCGGCGAGTGGTCCTGGTCGGGGTCGGACTCGTCCGTGGTGGGCTGCGGCGCGTCCGCCTTCACGGTGCGCGCCAGCAGCGGCTGGCGCTGCATGAGCTCGGCCTGGCTGGGCATGTCGGGCGGTCGCGGGTCGCTGTGTTGTCGCGCCGCGTTGTTGTTCAGGTCATTCCGCTTGAGGCGCGCCTCGAAGTTGATGCCTTTGATCTCGTCGTGCGCGGTGTGTGCGGCTATGTCCACATCGCAGAGCGGCGGCGAGGCGCGCGGCGTCGGCGGCGGCGAGGGCGCTCGCGGCACCAGCGCTAGCTGCTTGGCCGGCAGCTCATTGGCGAGGTATACTCGCACCGACTCGACCAGCGGCTCTGCGAGGTTTATCTGCTTTGGCGGCGATGGCTCCTTGTCTGGGGAGCGCGACGAGATCGTCATCCAATCACCATTCGGTTGGATCGAACCTGAAATACAGAGAAACTTCGTGTTAACTCCTCCTGTCTTTGTATAACTACTTTCATCAATCCTGTCCTATAGTTGACAATATAGTGTAATAAACACAAGGCAGGTAATAATCAgcaaagttactttcgcatatattgcacaaaatataaaaacatatccATTTTCTACAAtagttaaattttattgttgtagGAAGTCTTCTAGCCAATAATGGCTTCAATGAAATAACCGACAGCTTTAGCGTTTTCGCGTTATTACCGATCAGTAAGGGGTTTGTTGATTAGAATCACGTAACGGCAAACTCGAATGTTACTTGATTAATTGAGATAGGTATATAAGTTGTTGTGAATTAGCATGTGTCGTTTTGAAttgatgttttgtaaatatggtCGTTTCTAGAAGATACAtcgtaaacaaaataacaatggcAGCGGAGGTACGGTTCAAAGACCGAGGGTTATGATTGCGCGACACGGAGGCGCGGGTGAGCGGCGCGGCGAGCCGGCACCGGCGCCCCTCCTTGCCGTATTGTCAGATGATAATAATTACCCGCCGCCG
This window encodes:
- the LOC110375208 gene encoding phosphatidylcholine:ceramide cholinephosphotransferase 2 isoform X1; translation: MARSPRGISAHRRSRSRSRELTRLKTQLNGKGSIQPNGDWMTISSRSPDKEPSPPKQINLAEPLVESVRVYLANELPAKQLALVPRAPSPPPTPRASPPLCDVDIAAHTAHDEIKGINFEARLKRNDLNNNAARQHSDPRPPDMPSQAELMQRQPLLARTVKADAPQPTTDESDPDQDHSPQRAHAGDFIVEIPPGAVREERYPKEIWKTIISFFFLFMCVCVNMMSLSLVHERLPDRNTTPPLNDIILDNVGARDWGLAVSEYLIMISTTVAMLVVVFHKHRFIVARRLFFIIGLLYLYRSVTMFVTVLPVSSTTYYCSPKSNNTTPLLVIKRMFYLISGFGLSINGKHTYCGDYIYSGHTMVLVLSYLIVAEYSPKKLWPMHWAMWGSALLGVSFVLLAHGHYTVDVVIAYYVTTRLFWTFHSLLVTPHRSGNGYNHYMIQREWWYWLFTYLERNVRGPVPRRYDWPLPWPRTKLFSRLS
- the LOC110375208 gene encoding phosphatidylcholine:ceramide cholinephosphotransferase 2 isoform X2, producing the protein MTISSRSPDKEPSPPKQINLAEPLVESVRVYLANELPAKQLALVPRAPSPPPTPRASPPLCDVDIAAHTAHDEIKGINFEARLKRNDLNNNAARQHSDPRPPDMPSQAELMQRQPLLARTVKADAPQPTTDESDPDQDHSPQRAHAGDFIVEIPPGAVREERYPKEIWKTIISFFFLFMCVCVNMMSLSLVHERLPDRNTTPPLNDIILDNVGARDWGLAVSEYLIMISTTVAMLVVVFHKHRFIVARRLFFIIGLLYLYRSVTMFVTVLPVSSTTYYCSPKSNNTTPLLVIKRMFYLISGFGLSINGKHTYCGDYIYSGHTMVLVLSYLIVAEYSPKKLWPMHWAMWGSALLGVSFVLLAHGHYTVDVVIAYYVTTRLFWTFHSLLVTPHRSGNGYNHYMIQREWWYWLFTYLERNVRGPVPRRYDWPLPWPRTKLFSRLS